The following are encoded together in the Flavihumibacter fluvii genome:
- a CDS encoding DinB family protein: protein MKAFFHDLINYNHHFNQAITTVVDGKTEKVSEKAFQLLSHIINVHQIWNLKIQLGQAPFDPWQVHPKNDLKELDRQNFELSNQLLEAYALTHSIQWSTKNGQVFTNTLQDIFFQIINHSTYHRGQIATEFRQIGLEPLLSDFIYYKMTNG, encoded by the coding sequence ATGAAAGCTTTCTTCCACGATCTTATCAACTACAATCATCATTTCAACCAGGCCATCACTACGGTAGTGGATGGCAAAACTGAAAAAGTTTCTGAGAAAGCCTTTCAACTACTCAGCCATATAATCAATGTTCACCAGATATGGAACCTGAAAATTCAACTCGGCCAGGCTCCCTTTGATCCCTGGCAGGTTCACCCAAAGAATGATTTAAAGGAATTGGACCGGCAAAATTTTGAACTTTCCAATCAACTGCTTGAAGCATATGCTCTAACTCACAGTATTCAATGGTCCACAAAAAACGGCCAGGTTTTTACCAACACCCTCCAGGATATTTTTTTTCAAATAATCAACCACTCCACTTATCACCGGGGGCAGATAGCTACCGAGTTCAGGCAAATTGGACTGGAGCCTCTGCTTTCCGACTTCATCTATTACAAAATGACCAACGGCTAG
- a CDS encoding tetratricopeptide repeat protein, with translation MNFKLILLATLFFATPLPGNAQVYSKNKAANSYYNKALDYIKIGNPRNGGSVDSLLKAVQWLENAVETDPLFVTAYIELCKTYWLFDFSYPDFPKYNSSAIVILPKAKAAIYNALRIDSTLSEAYSQLARMNKNYEYNWDEALRNYTKAIHYDSSNASNYAAYGETLALKGQWEDAQKWIDKANRIAPNDSRVLLTTGIYYYWKRDYENASKSLTQISPQTDNSKFFTGLTYVAQNEPSKAITVLKAQNPMNNSGGGKALMAYALIKSGKIDEARKILKQIEELNQVVEYRSAACYAALGEYDKAFELLHQYYKRQGNWMTWFKYDKSWDPIRNDIRYQELLSKMPFDK, from the coding sequence ATGAATTTTAAACTCATACTCCTGGCAACATTATTCTTTGCAACACCTCTACCTGGCAATGCACAAGTGTATTCGAAAAACAAAGCAGCAAACTCTTATTACAACAAAGCACTCGACTACATAAAGATCGGCAACCCAAGAAATGGTGGCTCGGTTGATAGTTTATTAAAAGCAGTTCAATGGTTAGAAAACGCAGTAGAAACAGACCCGCTTTTTGTAACAGCGTACATTGAGTTATGCAAAACGTACTGGCTATTTGATTTTTCATACCCTGATTTCCCCAAATACAATAGCAGTGCAATTGTCATTTTACCTAAAGCTAAAGCTGCAATTTATAATGCCTTACGAATTGACAGCACGTTGTCAGAAGCATACTCGCAATTGGCAAGAATGAACAAAAATTATGAATACAACTGGGATGAAGCATTGAGGAACTACACCAAAGCAATCCATTATGATTCAAGCAATGCAAGTAATTACGCCGCTTACGGAGAAACACTTGCCTTGAAAGGACAGTGGGAGGATGCGCAAAAATGGATTGACAAGGCAAACAGAATTGCACCGAATGATAGTCGTGTGCTACTGACCACAGGGATATATTATTACTGGAAACGGGATTATGAGAACGCAAGTAAAAGTCTCACCCAAATCTCACCTCAGACTGATAACAGTAAATTCTTCACAGGCTTAACCTATGTTGCTCAAAACGAACCCAGTAAAGCTATTACGGTATTGAAGGCACAAAACCCCATGAATAACAGTGGCGGTGGCAAAGCGCTAATGGCTTATGCATTAATAAAAAGTGGTAAAATTGATGAAGCAAGGAAAATATTAAAGCAAATTGAAGAATTGAACCAGGTTGTTGAATATCGTTCAGCCGCTTGTTATGCTGCATTAGGTGAATATGATAAAGCATTTGAATTACTCCATCAATATTATAAGCGACAAGGCAATTGGATGACCTGGTTCAAATATGATAAATCATGGGACCCGATACGTAACGACATAAGATATCAGGAATTGCTAAGTAAAATGCCCTTTGACAAATGA
- a CDS encoding alpha/beta hydrolase, whose protein sequence is MKKCLVYASLSLSISLTSCSIKLASTVDRTNEQIKAIYKVRKDVSYGSEKEQTMDIYISGDAKKLGDKNFTIVFIHGGGYYVSDKSEEEKYIEPYLKKGLNVINLNYRLKKGIPIATEDLTNALNFLKSNSAYYQLHLEHVILSGFSAGAHIASNVGVSTNNPEYPKKLLPGIKISGIINFSGPVDGLDVVEKVFIDNEMPIMKEIGNALFPYTEGYAPKDSITKYEPITYFDKNDPPFFLWHGGKDDQIPPSTFVKFVDLLNEDKSKNEVILSVDGVHDPTAIELKAAYNQIFVFLDKL, encoded by the coding sequence ATGAAGAAATGTCTAGTTTACGCAAGCTTATCGCTTTCGATATCACTCACTTCTTGTTCCATCAAATTAGCTTCGACAGTTGATAGAACTAATGAACAAATAAAGGCGATTTATAAAGTTAGGAAAGATGTTTCCTATGGCTCGGAAAAGGAGCAGACTATGGATATTTACATTTCAGGAGATGCAAAGAAATTAGGAGATAAAAACTTTACAATCGTTTTTATACATGGTGGTGGCTATTATGTAAGTGACAAATCTGAAGAAGAAAAATATATAGAACCCTATTTAAAAAAAGGACTAAATGTCATTAATTTAAATTACCGATTAAAAAAAGGTATTCCTATTGCAACAGAAGATTTGACTAACGCTTTAAACTTTCTAAAATCTAATAGTGCATACTATCAACTCCATTTGGAGCATGTGATACTTTCCGGGTTTTCTGCTGGGGCACACATTGCGAGTAATGTAGGCGTTTCGACAAATAACCCAGAATACCCTAAAAAGCTATTACCAGGAATTAAAATTTCTGGAATTATAAACTTTTCCGGACCTGTAGATGGTTTAGATGTAGTTGAAAAGGTTTTTATCGATAACGAGATGCCAATTATGAAGGAGATTGGAAATGCATTGTTTCCATACACTGAAGGTTATGCACCGAAAGACTCAATAACTAAATACGAGCCTATAACATATTTTGATAAAAATGACCCACCATTCTTTTTATGGCATGGAGGAAAGGATGACCAAATTCCCCCCTCTACATTCGTAAAATTTGTTGACTTGCTGAATGAAGATAAAAGCAAAAACGAAGTGATTTTGTCTGTTGATGGTGTTCATGACCCAACTGCGATAGAATTAAAGGCCGCTTACAACCAAATATTTGTTTTCTTAGACAAATTGTAG
- a CDS encoding flavin reductase family protein yields the protein MQHNTYFWQTESIIRETEDAVTIRFHTNGTSFTWKPGQFVNLRLVIGEEVVSRSYSISSAVGEQPAVTIKRVAGGKLSNHVLDLAGQISKWEVDGPHGAFFVDTARTRNAPVVLIGGGSGITPLYAILKTVLAQSEAPVLLINCNRTTKDVIFSMALHELEEQHKGRLQVHYFFSREEYAGSFGRHNVNFEKLSRLVLKKMLKKFLSEQLSEAHYYLCGPNGLLKLAKEVLTSLPVPEANVHTEYFIPDEVQVPPISLPQTPKEVLIHHYDQTSLLEVQPGATILQAALEDRIPLRFSCKGGTCGQCVATLYAGQVHMQHNYALTNEQLAAGLVLLCQSHPLDDAVEVSIG from the coding sequence ATGCAGCACAATACCTATTTCTGGCAAACCGAATCTATTATAAGAGAAACTGAAGACGCCGTTACCATCCGGTTTCATACCAACGGCACCTCTTTCACCTGGAAGCCCGGCCAGTTCGTGAACCTGCGGCTGGTGATCGGCGAGGAAGTGGTTTCCCGGTCTTATTCAATTAGCTCCGCTGTCGGTGAGCAGCCTGCCGTCACCATCAAACGGGTGGCAGGTGGCAAATTGAGTAATCATGTTCTGGACCTTGCGGGGCAAATCAGCAAATGGGAAGTGGACGGGCCTCACGGCGCCTTCTTTGTTGATACTGCACGGACCAGAAATGCGCCGGTAGTGCTGATCGGTGGCGGCAGTGGCATCACGCCATTGTACGCTATCTTGAAAACGGTATTAGCGCAAAGCGAAGCACCTGTGCTGCTGATCAATTGCAACCGCACCACTAAGGATGTCATCTTTTCCATGGCGCTACATGAGTTGGAAGAACAGCATAAGGGCCGTCTGCAGGTGCATTATTTTTTTTCAAGGGAGGAATACGCAGGATCCTTTGGACGGCATAATGTCAACTTTGAAAAACTCAGCCGCCTGGTATTGAAGAAAATGCTGAAGAAATTCCTATCTGAACAACTTTCAGAAGCGCACTATTATCTTTGTGGTCCCAATGGTTTGCTGAAACTGGCAAAAGAAGTATTGACTTCTTTGCCGGTGCCCGAAGCTAATGTACATACCGAATATTTTATCCCCGATGAGGTGCAAGTGCCACCCATTTCCCTGCCGCAGACACCGAAGGAAGTTTTAATACACCATTATGACCAAACCTCTCTGCTGGAAGTGCAGCCTGGCGCCACCATTTTGCAGGCGGCCCTCGAAGATAGAATTCCGCTTCGTTTTTCCTGCAAAGGTGGTACATGCGGCCAATGTGTAGCCACCCTTTATGCGGGCCAGGTGCACATGCAACATAACTACGCACTCACCAACGAGCAGTTGGCGGCAGGCCTGGTGTTACTTTGCCAAAGCCACCCGTTAGACGATGCGGTGGAGGTCAGCATTGGCTGA
- a CDS encoding pyridoxal phosphate-dependent decarboxylase family protein yields MNGQLKTDLSQLGNLLEVIRLQCAEVLQSLGNRSTSAPALIKESPHLDDIGIGANETLRLFNQRFEKMMVASAGPRYLGFVTGGSTPAAIMGDWLTAVYDQNTQALNGNGDVSARIEVETIQLLLDLFRLPHSFFGGFVTGATMSNFTCLSVARQWVGRQKNRDIAREGLSGTLPVLSATPHSSAIKSMAMLGLGSNNLVKIQTLEGNREAMDMDDLEKKLAALNGEPCTVICSGGTVNTVDFDDMKALSGLKKKYNFWWHIDAAFGAFAACSPIHQHLVEGWEEADSITIDCHKWLNVPYDSAIFLVKEEYRNLQVESFQNSNAPYLEDPLANFSYMNFLPENSRRLRALPAWFTLNAYGKKGYCDIVENSIELAKQLGEKIEASQVFHLLAPVRLNTVCFTLAEVVEQVDLHQFLDKLTKEGKVFMTPTVFKGYAGIRAAFVNWRTTADDIELVWQEMNRAYAAFKKQTVK; encoded by the coding sequence ATGAACGGGCAACTTAAAACAGATCTTTCACAGTTGGGCAACTTGCTGGAAGTTATCCGGCTTCAGTGCGCTGAAGTGTTGCAATCGCTCGGCAATCGTTCTACCTCAGCTCCGGCGTTGATAAAAGAATCACCGCATTTGGATGATATTGGGATTGGTGCAAATGAAACCCTGCGCTTATTCAACCAGCGGTTTGAAAAAATGATGGTGGCTTCAGCAGGTCCGCGGTACCTGGGATTTGTCACTGGGGGATCAACGCCTGCGGCCATAATGGGCGACTGGCTCACGGCTGTTTATGATCAAAACACACAAGCATTAAACGGGAACGGCGACGTTTCTGCACGTATCGAAGTAGAGACCATTCAACTGTTACTGGATCTGTTCCGCTTGCCGCACTCTTTTTTCGGTGGCTTCGTCACGGGTGCAACCATGTCAAACTTTACCTGTCTATCGGTGGCAAGGCAATGGGTAGGCCGGCAAAAAAACAGGGACATTGCAAGGGAAGGCCTTTCCGGAACACTGCCCGTGTTGTCAGCTACGCCGCATTCTTCTGCTATCAAATCAATGGCGATGCTTGGATTAGGCAGCAACAACCTGGTGAAAATACAAACACTTGAAGGCAACCGAGAAGCAATGGACATGGACGACCTGGAAAAAAAGCTGGCAGCACTCAACGGTGAACCCTGTACCGTGATCTGCAGCGGCGGCACGGTAAATACGGTAGACTTTGACGACATGAAAGCGCTTTCCGGGCTGAAGAAGAAATACAATTTCTGGTGGCACATTGATGCTGCCTTCGGTGCTTTTGCGGCCTGTTCTCCTATCCATCAACACCTGGTGGAAGGCTGGGAAGAAGCCGACAGCATCACGATTGACTGTCATAAATGGTTGAATGTACCATACGACAGCGCCATTTTCCTGGTAAAGGAGGAATACCGCAATTTACAGGTTGAAAGCTTCCAGAATTCCAACGCTCCATACCTTGAAGATCCGCTGGCCAACTTTTCCTACATGAACTTTCTACCCGAAAACTCCAGGCGTCTGCGGGCACTCCCCGCATGGTTCACGCTAAATGCTTATGGCAAAAAAGGGTACTGCGATATCGTTGAAAATAGTATTGAACTGGCAAAACAACTGGGTGAAAAAATTGAAGCAAGCCAAGTTTTTCACTTGCTGGCACCGGTGCGGCTAAACACCGTTTGCTTTACATTGGCAGAAGTTGTAGAACAGGTGGACTTACACCAGTTTCTTGACAAGCTTACAAAAGAAGGAAAGGTGTTTATGACACCAACCGTTTTCAAGGGATACGCCGGTATCAGGGCAGCTTTCGTAAATTGGCGCACTACTGCCGATGATATTGAATTGGTCTGGCAGGAAATGAACCGCGCATACGCTGCGTTCAAAAAACAAACAGTCAAATAA
- a CDS encoding heavy-metal-associated domain-containing protein, which yields METIKFKTTIKCSGCLAKVTPVLNQTVGEDNWEVDIQVPDKVLTIASDQVVNAADVVKAIEGAGYKAEKIG from the coding sequence ATGGAAACAATAAAATTCAAAACAACAATCAAGTGTTCCGGCTGCTTAGCCAAGGTAACACCTGTGCTGAACCAAACTGTTGGTGAAGACAATTGGGAAGTCGATATCCAGGTACCCGACAAAGTGTTGACAATAGCATCGGATCAAGTGGTCAATGCCGCCGATGTAGTAAAGGCCATTGAAGGAGCCGGCTACAAGGCTGAAAAGATTGGATAG
- a CDS encoding amidohydrolase family protein — protein sequence MTIKIKVALILLIISLSVNAQNTVIKAGHLFDARNGKMLNNQIIVIQDGKIKEVGNNPKFSKSDKVIDLSDSWVLPGLIDCHVHITTNLSYRKRDWNDKYVTESNALRAIRGSIIAKQFLENGFTTIKEIGNDGNYATADVIKAIKSGWIQGPTIIYAGKIIAPYGGQSWGINPENEHFWDWEFMDADTPDEIKKAIRKNIYYGATVIKMVTGDNGIYDVADIKAAVDEAQKFGMKVTVHVKMGGLEATNVILGGAAAIEHGFGLDNTQLQLMKEKGTFLVGTDFAFDNWYAYGMDSAKAKAWAAIDIDRLKRAYTIGTKMAFGTDIVIDLPGLNRIQSNLKVLDNWKAAGIPPSYILQSMTFNAAELLGIEKERGFLEESYYADIIAVKNNPLVDIDAIKAVHFVMKEGAVIRKD from the coding sequence ATGACAATAAAAATCAAGGTAGCACTAATTCTACTTATTATATCTTTATCAGTAAATGCACAAAACACTGTAATTAAAGCCGGACACCTTTTTGATGCCCGGAATGGCAAGATGCTGAATAACCAAATCATAGTTATTCAAGATGGGAAAATTAAAGAAGTTGGAAATAATCCAAAATTTAGCAAGTCAGATAAGGTAATTGACCTTTCTGATTCGTGGGTTTTACCTGGGCTTATAGATTGTCACGTCCATATCACAACAAATCTTTCCTATAGAAAAAGAGATTGGAATGACAAGTATGTAACCGAAAGTAACGCTTTGCGAGCCATAAGAGGTTCAATAATTGCGAAACAATTTTTGGAAAATGGATTTACAACAATAAAGGAAATCGGAAATGACGGTAATTATGCAACTGCAGATGTAATAAAAGCGATAAAGAGCGGATGGATACAAGGCCCAACTATTATTTATGCAGGAAAAATAATTGCACCCTATGGTGGTCAATCCTGGGGAATTAATCCTGAAAACGAACATTTCTGGGATTGGGAATTCATGGATGCAGACACTCCTGACGAAATTAAAAAAGCTATACGGAAAAATATCTATTATGGAGCCACCGTAATTAAAATGGTAACCGGTGACAATGGCATATATGATGTAGCAGATATTAAAGCGGCTGTAGACGAAGCCCAAAAATTTGGAATGAAAGTTACAGTGCATGTAAAAATGGGAGGCCTGGAGGCAACAAATGTAATTTTGGGAGGAGCGGCTGCAATCGAACACGGTTTTGGTTTAGACAATACCCAACTTCAACTAATGAAAGAGAAAGGAACCTTTTTAGTTGGGACAGATTTCGCTTTTGATAATTGGTATGCATATGGGATGGACTCTGCAAAAGCCAAAGCCTGGGCGGCAATAGATATTGACAGACTTAAACGGGCTTATACAATCGGAACAAAAATGGCATTTGGAACAGATATAGTTATTGACCTTCCCGGCTTGAACCGCATTCAATCAAATCTTAAGGTTTTAGATAACTGGAAGGCGGCAGGAATTCCACCTTCATATATTCTACAAAGCATGACATTTAATGCTGCAGAATTATTGGGAATAGAAAAAGAAAGAGGTTTTTTGGAAGAATCTTATTACGCAGACATTATAGCAGTTAAAAATAATCCTCTTGTAGACATTGACGCAATCAAAGCCGTTCATTTTGTAATGAAAGAAGGCGCGGTTATAAGAAAAGACTAA
- a CDS encoding helix-turn-helix domain-containing protein — MQLYIKNMVCDRCILAVRRELDKFQLPYKNVQLGEVELATQPSKEQLQQLAELLTTIGFELLDDQKSRIVEKIKNTIVSLIHRNKEEFHIKLSVLLEEKLGLDYHYLTTLFSSVEGVTIEKYAILQRIERVKELLMYGELSLSEIAWQMGYSSVQHLSQQFKKSTGLTPSQFREMKENLRKPLDKV, encoded by the coding sequence ATGCAACTCTACATCAAAAATATGGTCTGTGATCGCTGCATCCTAGCCGTGCGGCGCGAACTGGATAAATTTCAACTGCCCTACAAAAATGTGCAACTAGGGGAAGTAGAACTGGCTACCCAACCATCGAAGGAGCAATTGCAACAGTTAGCAGAGCTACTAACCACCATTGGGTTTGAGTTACTCGATGATCAAAAGTCACGTATTGTAGAAAAGATCAAAAACACCATCGTCTCCCTCATTCACCGCAACAAAGAAGAATTTCATATCAAGCTTTCGGTGTTACTGGAAGAAAAGCTTGGCCTAGACTATCACTACCTAACCACTTTGTTTTCTTCCGTAGAAGGTGTGACTATTGAAAAATACGCCATCCTGCAACGCATAGAACGTGTGAAGGAGTTACTCATGTACGGAGAGCTTAGCCTTAGCGAAATAGCCTGGCAGATGGGCTACAGCAGTGTGCAGCACCTGTCGCAGCAGTTTAAAAAAAGTACCGGACTAACTCCTTCGCAATTTCGCGAAATGAAGGAGAACCTGCGAAAGCCGCTTGATAAAGTCTGA
- a CDS encoding heavy metal translocating P-type ATPase translates to MSATITNKQHGKLVKETFPVLEMTCAACAVSVESMLKSAVGVNDAGVNFANQSAWVEYNPDTTTKTDLQNTIRSIGYDLVIDTENREEIKEASQRKNYRNIKQRTIWASILSLPIAIIGMFFMNMPGANWIMMILSAPVVVYFGKSFFISAWKQALHRKANMDTLVALSTGVAFLFSAFNTIYPDFWHRRGLHAHVYFEAASVIIAFISLGKLLEEKAKSNTSSALKKLMGLQPKTVTVMHEGGHQMEMPISAVKVGDVLLVKPGEKIPVDGLVKSGESFVDESMITGEPVAVLKKNGTKVFAGTINQRGSFQFSAEKVGGDTVLAQITKMVQEAQGSKASVQKLVDKIAGIFVPVVIGIAILTFVVWMIAGADNAFTHALLNAITVLVIACPCALGLATPTAIMVGVGKGAENNILIKDAESLELGHKVNAVVLDKTGTITEGKPAVTNLMMLDEKNSLIHQTILKAIEVQSEHPLAEAVVAYFDGTGLPPLAVEKLESITGKGIRAMYNGRQYSVGNRKLMQELGVSISTSQNTVLEELQQQAKTTVLFAENKHLIGIIAIADKIKASSKEAIQSLRRAGIEVYMLTGDNAQTAAVVAKEAGILQFKAEVMPAEKAAFIELLQKQGKVVAMVGDGINDSHALAQADVSIAMGKGSDIAMDVAKMTLITSDLNSIPKALKLSRKTVQAIRQNLFWAFIYNLIGIPLAAGVLYPVNGFLLNPMIAGAAMALSSVSVVSNSLRLKMSKL, encoded by the coding sequence ATGTCAGCAACAATTACAAATAAGCAACACGGCAAGCTGGTAAAGGAAACATTTCCGGTTCTGGAAATGACCTGTGCAGCTTGCGCGGTAAGCGTGGAGTCGATGCTAAAATCGGCTGTAGGCGTGAATGACGCCGGCGTAAACTTTGCCAACCAGTCGGCCTGGGTCGAATACAACCCCGATACTACCACAAAAACAGATTTGCAAAACACTATTCGCTCAATAGGCTACGATCTCGTTATCGACACCGAGAACAGGGAAGAGATCAAAGAAGCCTCGCAGCGTAAAAATTACCGCAATATAAAGCAGCGGACCATTTGGGCTTCGATTTTATCGCTGCCAATTGCCATCATTGGCATGTTCTTTATGAATATGCCTGGCGCCAACTGGATCATGATGATCCTTTCTGCACCGGTGGTTGTATATTTTGGTAAAAGCTTTTTCATCAGTGCCTGGAAACAGGCCCTACACCGCAAGGCTAACATGGATACATTGGTCGCCCTGAGCACAGGAGTGGCGTTTCTGTTCAGCGCCTTCAACACAATTTATCCCGATTTCTGGCACCGCCGCGGCTTGCATGCACATGTGTATTTTGAAGCAGCTTCAGTGATCATAGCGTTTATTTCTCTGGGCAAATTGCTGGAGGAAAAGGCAAAGTCAAATACTTCTTCTGCACTGAAAAAACTCATGGGCCTACAACCCAAAACCGTTACAGTTATGCACGAAGGCGGACACCAAATGGAAATGCCCATCAGCGCGGTGAAGGTGGGTGATGTTTTGCTCGTGAAACCCGGCGAAAAAATTCCGGTGGATGGCCTGGTAAAAAGCGGCGAGTCCTTTGTGGACGAAAGCATGATCACTGGTGAACCAGTAGCGGTACTCAAGAAAAACGGCACTAAAGTTTTTGCAGGTACGATCAACCAGAGAGGGAGTTTCCAGTTCAGCGCTGAAAAAGTAGGCGGCGATACAGTACTCGCACAAATCACCAAAATGGTGCAGGAAGCACAAGGAAGCAAAGCTTCTGTGCAAAAACTGGTCGATAAAATCGCTGGCATCTTTGTGCCCGTGGTCATTGGCATTGCGATACTCACGTTTGTGGTATGGATGATCGCTGGCGCCGATAATGCTTTCACACATGCCCTGCTGAATGCCATTACTGTGCTGGTGATTGCCTGCCCTTGTGCGCTTGGATTAGCAACGCCAACGGCCATCATGGTGGGTGTGGGGAAAGGTGCCGAAAACAATATTCTCATTAAAGACGCCGAAAGTTTGGAGTTGGGTCACAAGGTTAATGCCGTGGTGCTCGACAAAACAGGTACCATCACTGAAGGCAAACCTGCGGTAACCAATTTGATGATGCTTGATGAAAAAAATAGTCTTATACACCAAACAATTTTGAAAGCCATTGAAGTACAATCAGAACACCCGCTGGCCGAAGCCGTGGTAGCATATTTTGACGGTACCGGCCTGCCACCTCTCGCTGTGGAAAAACTGGAAAGCATCACAGGAAAGGGCATTAGGGCAATGTATAACGGCAGGCAATATAGTGTGGGTAACCGCAAACTAATGCAGGAGCTTGGCGTATCAATTTCTACTTCGCAGAATACAGTATTGGAAGAATTGCAGCAACAGGCAAAAACAACGGTATTGTTTGCAGAAAACAAACACCTGATAGGCATCATTGCCATTGCCGATAAGATAAAAGCCAGTTCAAAAGAAGCCATCCAATCGCTCCGTCGTGCTGGCATTGAAGTGTACATGCTCACCGGCGACAATGCGCAAACGGCAGCAGTGGTAGCAAAAGAAGCCGGCATATTACAATTCAAAGCCGAAGTAATGCCGGCAGAAAAAGCGGCGTTTATCGAGTTGCTGCAAAAACAGGGTAAGGTGGTGGCGATGGTCGGTGATGGCATCAATGACAGCCACGCACTGGCGCAGGCGGATGTAAGCATTGCCATGGGCAAAGGGAGCGACATTGCCATGGACGTTGCGAAGATGACCCTCATCACTTCGGACCTGAACAGCATACCAAAGGCACTAAAGCTTTCCCGAAAAACGGTGCAGGCAATTCGCCAAAATCTTTTCTGGGCATTTATCTACAACCTTATAGGTATTCCCCTGGCAGCCGGTGTTCTCTACCCCGTCAATGGCTTCCTGCTCAACCCCATGATTGCAGGCGCCGCCATGGCACTGAGCTCCGTTAGTGTGGTGAGCAACAGCCTCCGGCTAAAAATGAGTAAACTTTAA
- a CDS encoding AraC family transcriptional regulator yields the protein MQTQSLYIKGMVCERCITTVKETLGAIGIEVASVLLGEVVLRKPTPIDVSLVEERLRPVGFQLLQDKKRKLVQDVKTLVTAVYSGRFDFPVGFRFSNYASEQLELAYDTISTIFAAEEQNTLEKYIIKFRIERIKELLVYSDKTLSDISFDLGFSSVAHLSKQFKIQTGLTPSHFKNIRKKKTETAD from the coding sequence ATGCAAACTCAATCGCTGTATATCAAAGGCATGGTGTGCGAACGATGTATTACCACGGTTAAAGAGACGCTGGGCGCCATAGGTATCGAAGTGGCATCGGTGTTGCTGGGCGAAGTGGTCTTGAGGAAACCTACGCCAATAGATGTCAGCTTGGTGGAAGAACGCCTGCGGCCGGTTGGCTTTCAGCTATTGCAGGACAAAAAACGAAAACTGGTCCAGGATGTCAAAACCCTGGTGACTGCTGTTTATTCGGGCAGGTTTGATTTTCCTGTCGGCTTTCGATTTTCGAATTATGCTTCGGAACAGTTGGAACTGGCGTATGATACCATTAGTACAATCTTTGCAGCGGAAGAACAAAACACGCTCGAGAAATACATCATCAAATTCCGCATCGAAAGGATCAAAGAGCTGCTCGTTTACTCGGACAAAACGCTTTCCGATATTTCTTTTGACCTGGGCTTTAGCAGTGTGGCCCATCTGTCGAAACAATTCAAAATACAAACCGGTCTTACACCTTCCCATTTTAAAAACATCCGCAAAAAGAAAACTGAAACAGCGGATTAA